The Melanotaenia boesemani isolate fMelBoe1 chromosome 11, fMelBoe1.pri, whole genome shotgun sequence genome includes the window gtctctgaataaaactacatttagtggctggattgtaaacctcctggacgggatagaaatacCTGGAAACGTTCATAGATCAAGTGTAGCTATCCATCACGGTTTatcccacagagctacacaccaccactCCTGAGACGCTGGTGATGGTAGAAGCGAAGACGGAGATTTTGCAGAGTTTGAATGAATAATTATAGAAGAGGAAATTGGTGTTGCCTATTTAAAGTttagattttcataaaaacaaatagccATTAACAGCAAATTTGAATTAATTGCTAAAATCAATTTAACACTCAGCCCGAAACTATACTGTAAActgcaaagaataaaaaaaaaaaagttttttcagcTCCTCATTATTCCTTCTTGACTTTATTTCTATAAAATACCTTCTGCCAGAGGAGCTTAACTACATAAATAAAGACAGCAAACACTGTCAACGTCACCGCCAGCAGAAAGGCCACCACATCGATAGAGTAGTACTGGATCATGGACATCTTGTAAGATTCTGTCCTCAGATGCGCTGCTCCTTTGTGCCTCATGACAAACTTGATCCAGAACATGGCGCGGTCCAGTGGTTTCATGGGCTGATCTCTGTGAAGACGGGACAGCTCCTGCATCTTCTCCCTGTAGGACGGTTCATAGAGAACCTCCTTCAGCGCTCCCAGGAAGATGTCCTTATTGATGGTTGCAATGTCCAGGACTTTGGCCACTCCTCTCGCTTCCATCCTGAAGAAGTTGTCAGGTTGGTCGAACATGAGGGGCAGACCCACCAGGGGGACACCGTGGTAGATGGCCTCCTGCATGCCATTGGTACCTCCGTGGGCCACAAACACCTTGGTCTTGGGATGGCCCAGGAGGTCGTTTTGGGGCAGCCAGTCCAAGATTAAGGTGTTGTTGCCAAGGGTGGATGGTCTCTTGCCTTTGTGTCTCCAGATCACCTTCTGAGGAAGTTGGGCAAAGGCAGCTGCGATGTCCTCAGCGATGTCCTCTGGGAGTTTTTCCACCAAAGTTCCCAAAGTCATCACAATGACGCCGTGCTCCCCAGAGCTCTGAACGAAATCATCAAGTTCTTTAGGCAGAGGCTTGGAGGGTTTGCACTGGAACCCTGACATGTAGACAACGTTTGGCATTGTGGGTCGTGGAAACTCAAAGGTGAAATCATTCCTCATCAGCCAGATGTCAGCGGCCTGAAACAGCTCCATGTAATGTACATGACTGCCAAAGTGACGATGGACAAAAGGTTTATAGTTTGAATCTGTGATGTACCACATTTGCAAACGtccaaagaaatgaaataataaattcttGATCCTCTgattaaatgtcattttatcaGTGAGCTCTGAGCCTGGTAATGGTACATAAGACAACGGGGAGGGTGCGATTGCTTGATGCCCTTCACCCTGAACAGTCCATCTGACATTGAAAACAAGAGGAAGACCCAGACGATGAGCCAGAAGCACACCCCCACCAATCGCAGGGTCTGTAAGAACCAAATCATATTTGGCATCACGGAGGCTCTGCATCAGTTTGGAGTTTTCAAACATGTCTTCCATCATCTGAAGCATCTGCTTATGCATCTCATGGAACTGATACATTAGGTCATACTCCAGAGACATGCGATTCCAAAATGAAGAACCTTGGCGCCGCATTTTTAGTGTTCTTGTTATGTATGACCCAAATTGTTCCTTATCAAAACCAACAGGGGAGTTGATTGTGATAGCCGTGTAGTGGGGGGAGTCTGGCTTGATGTACCAGGAGTCTGACGGTCGTAGTACTGTGACCTCATGGCCTCCGGCATCGAGCTCCTCAATGATGACCTTCATGTTGATCCAGTGGCTTCCATCCACAGGGAACACCAAAACTTTCCCTCCATTTACGCAGGTTGATAAGCAGAGCAACGCTGCAAGTGTCACCAGGGCTGGTcggcacatttctgaaagaGATTATAATAAGAGATATATATGGTAAATAGAT containing:
- the LOC121648660 gene encoding UDP-glucuronosyltransferase 2C1-like, whose product is MQRERSAGWNVLEMCRPALVTLAALLCLSTCVNGGKVLVFPVDGSHWINMKVIIEELDAGGHEVTVLRPSDSWYIKPDSPHYTAITINSPVGFDKEQFGSYITRTLKMRRQGSSFWNRMSLEYDLMYQFHEMHKQMLQMMEDMFENSKLMQSLRDAKYDLVLTDPAIGGGVLLAHRLGLPLVFNVRWTVQGEGHQAIAPSPLSYVPLPGSELTDKMTFNQRIKNLLFHFFGRLQMWYITDSNYKPFVHRHFGSHVHYMELFQAADIWLMRNDFTFEFPRPTMPNVVYMSGFQCKPSKPLPKELDDFVQSSGEHGVIVMTLGTLVEKLPEDIAEDIAAAFAQLPQKVIWRHKGKRPSTLGNNTLILDWLPQNDLLGHPKTKVFVAHGGTNGMQEAIYHGVPLVGLPLMFDQPDNFFRMEARGVAKVLDIATINKDIFLGALKEVLYEPSYREKMQELSRLHRDQPMKPLDRAMFWIKFVMRHKGAAHLRTESYKMSMIQYYSIDVVAFLLAVTLTVFAVFIYVVKLLWQKVFYRNKVKKE